One genomic segment of Heptranchias perlo isolate sHepPer1 chromosome 3, sHepPer1.hap1, whole genome shotgun sequence includes these proteins:
- the abcf2a gene encoding ATP-binding cassette sub-family F member 2a, protein MPSDLAKKKAAKKKEAAKARQRKPKAEENGDLGGDEVENSERPQINGSSVHDAGLAQITKELDDFELKKAAARAVTGVLASHPNSTDVHIINLSLTFHGQELMSDTKLELNTGRRYGLIGLNGTGKSMLLSALGHRELPIPEHIDIYHLTREMPPSDKTPLACVVEVDKERIELEKEAERLAHEDSECEKLLQIYERLEELDADKAEVRASRILHGLGFSPAMQRKMMKDFSGGWRMRVALARALFIKPFMLLLDEPTNHLDLDACVWLEEELKSFSRILVLISHSQDFLNGVCNNIIHLHNRKLKYYTGNYDQYVKTRLELEENQMKRFNWEQDQITHMKNYIARFGHGSAKLARQAQSKEKTLQKMMASGLTEKVVNDKTLSFCFPPCGKIPPPVIMVQNVSFRYTNDGPLIYRNLEFGIDLDTRVALVGPNGAGKSTLLKLLAGDLLPCDGMIRKHSHVKIGRYHQHLQDQLELDLSPLEYMMKCYPEIKEKEEMRKIIGRYGLSGKQQVSPIQNLSDGQKCRVCFAWLAWQNPHMLFLDEPTNHLDIETIDALADAINEFEGGMMLVSHDFRLIQQVAREIWVCEKQTITKWHGGILSYKEHLKSKMLGENPQSSRKTPSA, encoded by the exons ATGCCTTCCGACCTGGCCAAAAAAAAGGCAGCCAAGAAGAAGGAGGCGGCGAAAGCTCGTCAGCGGAAGCCCAAGGCTGAAGAAAATGGCGACCTCGGTGGGGACGAAGTGGAAAATTCTGAAAGGCCACAGATCAACGGCTCCTCTGTTCATGACGCAG GACTGGCTCAGATCACTAAGGAGCTGGATGACTTTGAGCTGAAGAAAGCGGCAGCCCGGGCAGTCACTGGCGTGCTGGCTTCCCACCCCAACAGTACGGACGTTCACATCATTAACCTGTCGCTCACGTTCCATGGTCAGGAGCTAATGAGCGACACCAAGCTGGAGCTGAATACCGGCCGGCGTTATGGGCTGATTGGTCTCAATGGCACTG gtaaATCTATGCTGCTGTCTGCTCTGGGTCACCGGGAGTTGCCGATACCAGAACACATCGACATTTACCACCTTACGCGGGAGATGCCGCCCAGTGACAAAACGCCACTTGCTTGTGTAGTTGAAGTTGACAAGGAGCGTATCGAGCTGGAAAAAGAGGCAGAACGCCTGGCCCATGAAGACT CTGAGTGTGAGAAGCTTCTACAGATCTACGAGCGTTTGGAGGAGTTGGATGCGGATAAGGCAGAGGTGCGAGCGTCGCGGATCCTGCACGGTCTCGGGTTCTCACCAGCCATGCAGCGGAAGATGATGAAGGATTTTAGTGGAGGCTGGAGGATGAGAGTGGCACTTGCCAG AGCGCTGTTCATCAAACCCTTCATGCTGCTGTTGGATGAGCCCACAAATCATCTCGATCTGGATGCCTGCGTGTGGCTGGAAGAGGAGCTGAAATC ATTCTCCAGGATCCTCGTGCTGATATCTCATTCCCAGGACTTTCTGAATGGAGTTTGCAACAACATCATCCACTTGCACAACCGCAAGCTCAAGTATTACACA GGTAACTATGACCAGTACGTGAAGACCAGGCTGGAACTGGAAGAGAACCAGATGAAACGATTCAACTGGGAGCAAGATCAGATCACCCACATGAAG aactACATCGCACGCTTTGGCCATGGCAGTGCCAAGTTAGCACGACAGGCTCAGAGCAAAGAGAAGACCCTGCAGAAGATGATGGCTTCCGGGCTGACAGAGAAAGTAGTCAACGACAAG ACATTATCGTTCTGTTTCCCCCCCTGTGGGAAGATTCCTCCTCCTGTTATCATGGTACAGAATGTGAGCTTCAGGTATACAAATGATGGG CCCTTGATCTACCGAAACCTGGAATTTGGTATCGATTTAGATACCAGGGTGGCCTTGGTTGGGCCCAATGGAGCTGGGAAGTCTACATTACTCAAACTTCTAGCGGGAGAT CTCTTGCCTTGTGACGGAATGATTCGGAAACACTCGCATGTCAAGATTGGGCGGTACCATCAG CACTTGCAAGATCAGTTGGAATTGGACTTGTCCCCgttggagtacatgatgaagtgttACCCAGAAatcaaggagaaggaggagatgaggaaaattaTTGGGCGCTATGGGCTCTCTGGGAAACAGCAG GTGAGCCCGATCCAAAACCTCTCTGACGGACAGAAATGCCGTGTGTGCTTTGCATGGCTGGCTTGGCAGAACCCACACATGCTCTTCCTCGACGAGCCTACGAACCATCTGGACATCGAGACCATCGATGCTCTGGCTGATGCTATCAATGAGTTTGAGGGTGGGATGATGCTGGTTAGCCACGACTTCAGGCTCATTCAGCAG GTTGCTCGGGAGATCTGGGTGTGTGAGAAGCAGACAATCACCAAGTGGCATGGGGGGATCCTGTCATACAAGGAGCACTTGAAGTCCAAGATGCTGGGTGAGAACCCTCAAAGCAGTAGGAAGACTCCCAGTGCCTGA